In Oryzias latipes chromosome 15, ASM223467v1, the following proteins share a genomic window:
- the mertk gene encoding tyrosine-protein kinase Mer isoform X2, translating into MSACRALPWTEAAILLLLSGSLCAAQPSLTRQGRTSEPLVIPRHASTVDLSKEEFEQLHFKHDTRFIKLSEGNEAKFNCSIDIPSTMFELNIMWSKNGEELPENIHKVSELRTVADGVSTIFSLVSTNSVHRADAGEYRCSLSINNKTIESQPIFLQVEGLPMFTKHPEDVNVTRNTPFNLSCVAEGPPEPVQIRWLRDGMSYSDFQDSPSNLYVPGVDKYTQFSCEAHNARGLTTSSEGKVNIKVLPSPVLDVNVIERQSNKLNLTWSPGHDGFSPITQCQIRVKEVSLRKGEVMITRSITEKVPPFHCEVTGLKAMTWYNMSVSCSNEVGASPVTAWILSNTTEGVPSVYPRNVTVHLNESWLMIKWKPPPEENMNGVLRGYDVIVKYSTGSSKVHTANTEVFIPVKELNTTYSVVVAACTQAGAGMSSPPESLFVPADTVVIPPPDPDTGVPYTVLAVLAVLFGIFLLVIILWVTPCFHHIKSSFCFWLECGDGEKQEVIIQFTNQRTYNRSAVAVTLRNLGVSDELQEKLQDVMIQRNVLSIGKILGEGEFGSVVEGHLKKEDDTFEKVAVKTMKLDSFSQREIEEFLNEAACMKDFDHPNVIKLIGVCLETGSGHSPKPMVILPFMKYGDLHSYLLRSRLGESPLFLPVRTLLKFMVDIAAGMEYLSGRNFLHRDLAARNCMLRDDNTVCVADFGLSKKIYSGDYYRQGRIAKMPVKWIAVESLADRVFTVKSDVWAFGVTMWEIATRGMTPYPGVQNHEIYDHLIEGHRLKQPPDCLDELYEIMYSCWRTDPMDRPLFTQLREMLEKLVEKLPETTSREETIYINTSFPEEDPDGDALFAEQPVLSSSPSCSHKAAKNTVVTADVHGHLEDEDDEGSDRYVVVISSNPSLRSTVDTPLLSSDSLSHEDTVTDGTAADQGSNDTSRLL; encoded by the exons ATGTCCGCCTGCCGCGCTCTTCCCTGGACGGAGGCTGCGATCCTTCTCCTCCTGAGCGGCTCGCTCTGCG CAGCTCAGCCTTCTCTGACCCGGCAAGGCAGGACTTCCGAGCCTTTAGTGATACCTCGCCATGCGTCCACAGTTGACCTCAGTAAAGAGGAATTTGAACAGCTGCACTTCAAGCACGACACCCGCTTCATCAAGCTCTCCGAGGGTAATGAAGCTAAGTTTAACTGCTCCATCGACATTCCCAGCACTATGTTCGAACTGAACATAATGTGGAGCAAGAACGGCGAGGAGCTGCCCGAGAACATCCACAAAGTCAGTGAGCTGCGGACCGTCGCAGATGGCGTCTCAACTATTTTCTCCTTGGTTTC CACCAATTCAGTGCACAGAGCTGATGCTGGAGAGTACCGCTGCAGTCTGAGTatcaacaataaaacaatagaGTCGCAGCCCATTTTTCTCCAAGTGGAAG GCCTGCCAATGTTCACAAAACACCCAGAGGACGTGAACGTCACGAGAAACACGCCTTTCAATCTGTCATGTGTAGCAGAAGGACCTCCAGAGCCCGTTCAGATCCGTTGGCTTCGTGATGGAATGTCATATAGTGACTTTCAGGACTCTCCCAGCAACCTCTATGTTCCAG GTGTTGACAAGTATACCCAGTTCAGCTGCGAAGCTCACAACGCCAGAGGCCTCACCACGTCAAGTGAAGGGAAAGTTAACATCAAAG TTCTGCCGAGTCCTGTGTTGGATGTTAACGTGATAGAGAGGCAGTCCAATAAGCTGAATCTGACGTGGTCGCCTGGGCACGACGGTTTCTCCCCGATCACCCAATGCCAGATCAGA GTGAAGGAGGTGAGTCTGAGGAAAGGGGAGGTGATGATCACCAGATCAATCACTGAAAAGGTGCCGCCTTTTCACTGTGAAGTCACGGGCCTGAAGGCCATGACGTGGTACAACATGAGTGTTTCCTGTAGCAACGAGGTGGGGGCCTCTCCTGTCACAGCGTGGATCCTGAGCAACACCACAGAAGGAG TGCCATCGGTTTATCCCCGAAATGTCACCGTGCACCTGAACGAGTCCTGGCTGATGATCAAGTGGAAGCCTCCTCCTGAGGAGAACATGAACGGCGTCCTCCGTGGTTACGATGTTATTGTGAAATACAGCACAGGATCCAGTAAG GTTCACACTGCCAACACCGAGGTCTTCATCCCTGTGAAGGAACTAAACACAACCTACAGTGTGGTGGTGGCAGCGTGCACCCAGGCTGGGGCCGGCATGTCCAGCCCCCCCGAGAGCCTCTTTGTGCCTGCAGACA CCGTGGTGATCCCCCCCCCTGATCCTGACACAGGGGTCCCCTACACCGTTTTGGCTGTGCTGGCCGTGCTGTTTGGCATCTTCCTTCTGGTGATTATCCTCTGGGTGACTCCCTGTTTTCACCACATAAAATCCAGCTTCTGTTTCTG GCTAGAGTGTGGAGACGGTGAAAAGCAGGAGGTGATCATCCAGTTCACCAACCAGAGAACCTACAACCGATCAGCAGTGGCCGTCACAT tgaGAAACCTCGGCGTTAGTGATGAACTTCAGGAGAAACTGCAGGATGTGATGATCCAGAGGAACGTTCTGTCAATAGGAAAGATTCTCGGAGAGG GTGAATTTGGCTCCGTGGTTGAGGGACATCTAAAGAAAGAAGAtgacacatttgaaaaagttGCTGTGAAGACAATGAAAT TGGACAGCTTCTCTCAGAGGGAGATTGAGGAGTTTCTGAACGAGGCAGCCTGCATGAAGGACTTCGACCATCCCAACGTCATCAAACTGATCG GTGTGTGCTTGGAAACAGGCTCAGGACACTCCCCCAAACCCATGGTCATTTTACCTTTCATGAAGTACGGAGACCTACACAGCTACCTGCTGCGCTCGCGCCTGGGAGAGAGTCCGCTG tttttacCCGTTCGGACACTCCTGAAGTTTATGGTGGACATTGCTGCGGGGATGGAGTATCTTAGCGGGCGAAACTTTCTACATCGTGACCTGGCAGCAAGAAATTGCAt GCTGCGTGATGACAACACCGTTTGCGTGGCCGACTTTGGCTTATCGAAGAAGATCTACAGCGGGGATTATTACCGGCAGGGCAGAATTGCCAAAATGCCCGTAAAGTGGATTGCAGTGGAGAGTCTGGCTGACAGAGTTTTTACTGTAAAGAGCGATGTG TGGGCGTTTGGAGTGACCATGTGGGAAATTGCCACACGCGGCATGACGCCATACCCCGGAGTGCAGAACCACGAGATTTATGACCATCTCATTGAAGGGCACAGACTCAAGCAGCCACCAGACTGTTTGGATGAACT GTATGAGATCATGTATAGCTGCTGGAGAACGGACCCGATGGACCGCCCCTTGTTTACCCAACTGCGGGAAATGTTGGAGAAGTTGGTGGAGAAGCTTCCGGAGACAACCAGCAGAGAAGAAACCATTTATATCAACACCAGCTTTCCTGAGGAGGACCCCGACGGGGACGCGCTGTTTGCTGAGCAGCCAGTCTTAAGCTCCTCCCCTTCCTGCAGCCATAAGGCAGCAAAAAACACTGTAGTCACAGCGGACGTTCACGGACACCTGGAGGACGAGGATGATGAGGGAAGCGACCGCTACGTGGTGGTGATCTCCTCCAACCCCTCCCTAAGATCCACAGTGGACACTCCTCTTTTGTCGAGTGATTCGCTAAGTCACGAGGACACGGTGACTGATGGGACGGCGGCGGATCAAGGCTCAAATGACACTTCGCGTCTGTTGTGA
- the mertk gene encoding tyrosine-protein kinase Mer isoform X1 has translation MSACRALPWTEAAILLLLSGSLCAAQPSLTRQGRTSEPLVIPRHASTVDLSKEEFEQLHFKHDTRFIKLSEGNEAKFNCSIDIPSTMFELNIMWSKNGEELPENIHKVSELRTVADGVSTIFSLVSTNSVHRADAGEYRCSLSINNKTIESQPIFLQVEGLPMFTKHPEDVNVTRNTPFNLSCVAEGPPEPVQIRWLRDGMSYSDFQDSPSNLYVPGVDKYTQFSCEAHNARGLTTSSEGKVNIKVLPSPVLDVNVIERQSNKLNLTWSPGHDGFSPITQCQIRVKEVSLRKGEVMITRSITEKVPPFHCEVTGLKAMTWYNMSVSCSNEVGASPVTAWILSNTTEGVPSVYPRNVTVHLNESWLMIKWKPPPEENMNGVLRGYDVIVKYSTGSSKVHTANTEVFIPVKELNTTYSVVVAACTQAGAGMSSPPESLFVPADTVVIPPPDPDTGVPYTVLAVLAVLFGIFLLVIILWVTPCFHHIKSSFCFWLECGDGEKQEVIIQFTNQRTYNRSAVAVTLRNLGVSDELQEKLQDVMIQRNVLSIGKILGEGEFGSVVEGHLKKEDDTFEKVAVKTMKLDSFSQREIEEFLNEAACMKDFDHPNVIKLIGVCLETGSGHSPKPMVILPFMKYGDLHSYLLRSRLGESPLQFLPVRTLLKFMVDIAAGMEYLSGRNFLHRDLAARNCMLRDDNTVCVADFGLSKKIYSGDYYRQGRIAKMPVKWIAVESLADRVFTVKSDVWAFGVTMWEIATRGMTPYPGVQNHEIYDHLIEGHRLKQPPDCLDELYEIMYSCWRTDPMDRPLFTQLREMLEKLVEKLPETTSREETIYINTSFPEEDPDGDALFAEQPVLSSSPSCSHKAAKNTVVTADVHGHLEDEDDEGSDRYVVVISSNPSLRSTVDTPLLSSDSLSHEDTVTDGTAADQGSNDTSRLL, from the exons ATGTCCGCCTGCCGCGCTCTTCCCTGGACGGAGGCTGCGATCCTTCTCCTCCTGAGCGGCTCGCTCTGCG CAGCTCAGCCTTCTCTGACCCGGCAAGGCAGGACTTCCGAGCCTTTAGTGATACCTCGCCATGCGTCCACAGTTGACCTCAGTAAAGAGGAATTTGAACAGCTGCACTTCAAGCACGACACCCGCTTCATCAAGCTCTCCGAGGGTAATGAAGCTAAGTTTAACTGCTCCATCGACATTCCCAGCACTATGTTCGAACTGAACATAATGTGGAGCAAGAACGGCGAGGAGCTGCCCGAGAACATCCACAAAGTCAGTGAGCTGCGGACCGTCGCAGATGGCGTCTCAACTATTTTCTCCTTGGTTTC CACCAATTCAGTGCACAGAGCTGATGCTGGAGAGTACCGCTGCAGTCTGAGTatcaacaataaaacaatagaGTCGCAGCCCATTTTTCTCCAAGTGGAAG GCCTGCCAATGTTCACAAAACACCCAGAGGACGTGAACGTCACGAGAAACACGCCTTTCAATCTGTCATGTGTAGCAGAAGGACCTCCAGAGCCCGTTCAGATCCGTTGGCTTCGTGATGGAATGTCATATAGTGACTTTCAGGACTCTCCCAGCAACCTCTATGTTCCAG GTGTTGACAAGTATACCCAGTTCAGCTGCGAAGCTCACAACGCCAGAGGCCTCACCACGTCAAGTGAAGGGAAAGTTAACATCAAAG TTCTGCCGAGTCCTGTGTTGGATGTTAACGTGATAGAGAGGCAGTCCAATAAGCTGAATCTGACGTGGTCGCCTGGGCACGACGGTTTCTCCCCGATCACCCAATGCCAGATCAGA GTGAAGGAGGTGAGTCTGAGGAAAGGGGAGGTGATGATCACCAGATCAATCACTGAAAAGGTGCCGCCTTTTCACTGTGAAGTCACGGGCCTGAAGGCCATGACGTGGTACAACATGAGTGTTTCCTGTAGCAACGAGGTGGGGGCCTCTCCTGTCACAGCGTGGATCCTGAGCAACACCACAGAAGGAG TGCCATCGGTTTATCCCCGAAATGTCACCGTGCACCTGAACGAGTCCTGGCTGATGATCAAGTGGAAGCCTCCTCCTGAGGAGAACATGAACGGCGTCCTCCGTGGTTACGATGTTATTGTGAAATACAGCACAGGATCCAGTAAG GTTCACACTGCCAACACCGAGGTCTTCATCCCTGTGAAGGAACTAAACACAACCTACAGTGTGGTGGTGGCAGCGTGCACCCAGGCTGGGGCCGGCATGTCCAGCCCCCCCGAGAGCCTCTTTGTGCCTGCAGACA CCGTGGTGATCCCCCCCCCTGATCCTGACACAGGGGTCCCCTACACCGTTTTGGCTGTGCTGGCCGTGCTGTTTGGCATCTTCCTTCTGGTGATTATCCTCTGGGTGACTCCCTGTTTTCACCACATAAAATCCAGCTTCTGTTTCTG GCTAGAGTGTGGAGACGGTGAAAAGCAGGAGGTGATCATCCAGTTCACCAACCAGAGAACCTACAACCGATCAGCAGTGGCCGTCACAT tgaGAAACCTCGGCGTTAGTGATGAACTTCAGGAGAAACTGCAGGATGTGATGATCCAGAGGAACGTTCTGTCAATAGGAAAGATTCTCGGAGAGG GTGAATTTGGCTCCGTGGTTGAGGGACATCTAAAGAAAGAAGAtgacacatttgaaaaagttGCTGTGAAGACAATGAAAT TGGACAGCTTCTCTCAGAGGGAGATTGAGGAGTTTCTGAACGAGGCAGCCTGCATGAAGGACTTCGACCATCCCAACGTCATCAAACTGATCG GTGTGTGCTTGGAAACAGGCTCAGGACACTCCCCCAAACCCATGGTCATTTTACCTTTCATGAAGTACGGAGACCTACACAGCTACCTGCTGCGCTCGCGCCTGGGAGAGAGTCCGCTG cagtttttacCCGTTCGGACACTCCTGAAGTTTATGGTGGACATTGCTGCGGGGATGGAGTATCTTAGCGGGCGAAACTTTCTACATCGTGACCTGGCAGCAAGAAATTGCAt GCTGCGTGATGACAACACCGTTTGCGTGGCCGACTTTGGCTTATCGAAGAAGATCTACAGCGGGGATTATTACCGGCAGGGCAGAATTGCCAAAATGCCCGTAAAGTGGATTGCAGTGGAGAGTCTGGCTGACAGAGTTTTTACTGTAAAGAGCGATGTG TGGGCGTTTGGAGTGACCATGTGGGAAATTGCCACACGCGGCATGACGCCATACCCCGGAGTGCAGAACCACGAGATTTATGACCATCTCATTGAAGGGCACAGACTCAAGCAGCCACCAGACTGTTTGGATGAACT GTATGAGATCATGTATAGCTGCTGGAGAACGGACCCGATGGACCGCCCCTTGTTTACCCAACTGCGGGAAATGTTGGAGAAGTTGGTGGAGAAGCTTCCGGAGACAACCAGCAGAGAAGAAACCATTTATATCAACACCAGCTTTCCTGAGGAGGACCCCGACGGGGACGCGCTGTTTGCTGAGCAGCCAGTCTTAAGCTCCTCCCCTTCCTGCAGCCATAAGGCAGCAAAAAACACTGTAGTCACAGCGGACGTTCACGGACACCTGGAGGACGAGGATGATGAGGGAAGCGACCGCTACGTGGTGGTGATCTCCTCCAACCCCTCCCTAAGATCCACAGTGGACACTCCTCTTTTGTCGAGTGATTCGCTAAGTCACGAGGACACGGTGACTGATGGGACGGCGGCGGATCAAGGCTCAAATGACACTTCGCGTCTGTTGTGA
- the mertk gene encoding tyrosine-protein kinase Mer isoform X3: protein MSACRALPWTEAAILLLLSGSLCAQPSLTRQGRTSEPLVIPRHASTVDLSKEEFEQLHFKHDTRFIKLSEGNEAKFNCSIDIPSTMFELNIMWSKNGEELPENIHKVSELRTVADGVSTIFSLVSTNSVHRADAGEYRCSLSINNKTIESQPIFLQVEGLPMFTKHPEDVNVTRNTPFNLSCVAEGPPEPVQIRWLRDGMSYSDFQDSPSNLYVPGVDKYTQFSCEAHNARGLTTSSEGKVNIKVLPSPVLDVNVIERQSNKLNLTWSPGHDGFSPITQCQIRVKEVSLRKGEVMITRSITEKVPPFHCEVTGLKAMTWYNMSVSCSNEVGASPVTAWILSNTTEGVPSVYPRNVTVHLNESWLMIKWKPPPEENMNGVLRGYDVIVKYSTGSSKVHTANTEVFIPVKELNTTYSVVVAACTQAGAGMSSPPESLFVPADTVVIPPPDPDTGVPYTVLAVLAVLFGIFLLVIILWVTPCFHHIKSSFCFWLECGDGEKQEVIIQFTNQRTYNRSAVAVTLRNLGVSDELQEKLQDVMIQRNVLSIGKILGEGEFGSVVEGHLKKEDDTFEKVAVKTMKLDSFSQREIEEFLNEAACMKDFDHPNVIKLIGVCLETGSGHSPKPMVILPFMKYGDLHSYLLRSRLGESPLQFLPVRTLLKFMVDIAAGMEYLSGRNFLHRDLAARNCMLRDDNTVCVADFGLSKKIYSGDYYRQGRIAKMPVKWIAVESLADRVFTVKSDVWAFGVTMWEIATRGMTPYPGVQNHEIYDHLIEGHRLKQPPDCLDELYEIMYSCWRTDPMDRPLFTQLREMLEKLVEKLPETTSREETIYINTSFPEEDPDGDALFAEQPVLSSSPSCSHKAAKNTVVTADVHGHLEDEDDEGSDRYVVVISSNPSLRSTVDTPLLSSDSLSHEDTVTDGTAADQGSNDTSRLL, encoded by the exons ATGTCCGCCTGCCGCGCTCTTCCCTGGACGGAGGCTGCGATCCTTCTCCTCCTGAGCGGCTCGCTCTGCG CTCAGCCTTCTCTGACCCGGCAAGGCAGGACTTCCGAGCCTTTAGTGATACCTCGCCATGCGTCCACAGTTGACCTCAGTAAAGAGGAATTTGAACAGCTGCACTTCAAGCACGACACCCGCTTCATCAAGCTCTCCGAGGGTAATGAAGCTAAGTTTAACTGCTCCATCGACATTCCCAGCACTATGTTCGAACTGAACATAATGTGGAGCAAGAACGGCGAGGAGCTGCCCGAGAACATCCACAAAGTCAGTGAGCTGCGGACCGTCGCAGATGGCGTCTCAACTATTTTCTCCTTGGTTTC CACCAATTCAGTGCACAGAGCTGATGCTGGAGAGTACCGCTGCAGTCTGAGTatcaacaataaaacaatagaGTCGCAGCCCATTTTTCTCCAAGTGGAAG GCCTGCCAATGTTCACAAAACACCCAGAGGACGTGAACGTCACGAGAAACACGCCTTTCAATCTGTCATGTGTAGCAGAAGGACCTCCAGAGCCCGTTCAGATCCGTTGGCTTCGTGATGGAATGTCATATAGTGACTTTCAGGACTCTCCCAGCAACCTCTATGTTCCAG GTGTTGACAAGTATACCCAGTTCAGCTGCGAAGCTCACAACGCCAGAGGCCTCACCACGTCAAGTGAAGGGAAAGTTAACATCAAAG TTCTGCCGAGTCCTGTGTTGGATGTTAACGTGATAGAGAGGCAGTCCAATAAGCTGAATCTGACGTGGTCGCCTGGGCACGACGGTTTCTCCCCGATCACCCAATGCCAGATCAGA GTGAAGGAGGTGAGTCTGAGGAAAGGGGAGGTGATGATCACCAGATCAATCACTGAAAAGGTGCCGCCTTTTCACTGTGAAGTCACGGGCCTGAAGGCCATGACGTGGTACAACATGAGTGTTTCCTGTAGCAACGAGGTGGGGGCCTCTCCTGTCACAGCGTGGATCCTGAGCAACACCACAGAAGGAG TGCCATCGGTTTATCCCCGAAATGTCACCGTGCACCTGAACGAGTCCTGGCTGATGATCAAGTGGAAGCCTCCTCCTGAGGAGAACATGAACGGCGTCCTCCGTGGTTACGATGTTATTGTGAAATACAGCACAGGATCCAGTAAG GTTCACACTGCCAACACCGAGGTCTTCATCCCTGTGAAGGAACTAAACACAACCTACAGTGTGGTGGTGGCAGCGTGCACCCAGGCTGGGGCCGGCATGTCCAGCCCCCCCGAGAGCCTCTTTGTGCCTGCAGACA CCGTGGTGATCCCCCCCCCTGATCCTGACACAGGGGTCCCCTACACCGTTTTGGCTGTGCTGGCCGTGCTGTTTGGCATCTTCCTTCTGGTGATTATCCTCTGGGTGACTCCCTGTTTTCACCACATAAAATCCAGCTTCTGTTTCTG GCTAGAGTGTGGAGACGGTGAAAAGCAGGAGGTGATCATCCAGTTCACCAACCAGAGAACCTACAACCGATCAGCAGTGGCCGTCACAT tgaGAAACCTCGGCGTTAGTGATGAACTTCAGGAGAAACTGCAGGATGTGATGATCCAGAGGAACGTTCTGTCAATAGGAAAGATTCTCGGAGAGG GTGAATTTGGCTCCGTGGTTGAGGGACATCTAAAGAAAGAAGAtgacacatttgaaaaagttGCTGTGAAGACAATGAAAT TGGACAGCTTCTCTCAGAGGGAGATTGAGGAGTTTCTGAACGAGGCAGCCTGCATGAAGGACTTCGACCATCCCAACGTCATCAAACTGATCG GTGTGTGCTTGGAAACAGGCTCAGGACACTCCCCCAAACCCATGGTCATTTTACCTTTCATGAAGTACGGAGACCTACACAGCTACCTGCTGCGCTCGCGCCTGGGAGAGAGTCCGCTG cagtttttacCCGTTCGGACACTCCTGAAGTTTATGGTGGACATTGCTGCGGGGATGGAGTATCTTAGCGGGCGAAACTTTCTACATCGTGACCTGGCAGCAAGAAATTGCAt GCTGCGTGATGACAACACCGTTTGCGTGGCCGACTTTGGCTTATCGAAGAAGATCTACAGCGGGGATTATTACCGGCAGGGCAGAATTGCCAAAATGCCCGTAAAGTGGATTGCAGTGGAGAGTCTGGCTGACAGAGTTTTTACTGTAAAGAGCGATGTG TGGGCGTTTGGAGTGACCATGTGGGAAATTGCCACACGCGGCATGACGCCATACCCCGGAGTGCAGAACCACGAGATTTATGACCATCTCATTGAAGGGCACAGACTCAAGCAGCCACCAGACTGTTTGGATGAACT GTATGAGATCATGTATAGCTGCTGGAGAACGGACCCGATGGACCGCCCCTTGTTTACCCAACTGCGGGAAATGTTGGAGAAGTTGGTGGAGAAGCTTCCGGAGACAACCAGCAGAGAAGAAACCATTTATATCAACACCAGCTTTCCTGAGGAGGACCCCGACGGGGACGCGCTGTTTGCTGAGCAGCCAGTCTTAAGCTCCTCCCCTTCCTGCAGCCATAAGGCAGCAAAAAACACTGTAGTCACAGCGGACGTTCACGGACACCTGGAGGACGAGGATGATGAGGGAAGCGACCGCTACGTGGTGGTGATCTCCTCCAACCCCTCCCTAAGATCCACAGTGGACACTCCTCTTTTGTCGAGTGATTCGCTAAGTCACGAGGACACGGTGACTGATGGGACGGCGGCGGATCAAGGCTCAAATGACACTTCGCGTCTGTTGTGA